The Prunus persica cultivar Lovell chromosome G8, Prunus_persica_NCBIv2, whole genome shotgun sequence genome includes a region encoding these proteins:
- the LOC18768340 gene encoding NPL4-like protein 2, with translation MMLRVRSRDGLERVTVDNPQHTTVSQLKALIQTQLRIPFQNQTISTNQNLLLAKTHDDISRFTDMANPNTPLSALNLSHGSIVYLAYDGERTVAGPTFHPAGSFGRKMTMDDLIAKQMKVTRQENPHSELVSFDRDCANAFQHYVNDTLAFAVKRGGFMYGTVSEEGKVEVDFIYEPPQQGTEANLVFFRDPDEEKSVEAIAMGLGMRRVGFIFTQTVSQDKKDYTLSNREVLQASEFHAESGLKEWVTAMVKLEVNEDGGADVHFEAFQMSDMCIRLFKEGWFETEIEEGHDPKLSKMKKDVVVGVKDTREVDNDFFLVVVKIFDHQGPLSSSFPIENRNTPVTLKALKNHLDRAKSLPFVKRISDFHLMLLLARFLDVAADIPALAVCVHTESPIPEGYQLLIESMANAS, from the exons ATGATGCTCAGAGTTCGCAGCAGAGACGGTCTGGAACGAGTCACTGTAGATAACCCACAACACACCACTGTCTCCCAACTCAAAGCCCTAATCCAAACTCAGCTCCGAATCCCTTTCCAGAACCAGACCATCTCCACCAACCAAAACCTCCTCTTGGCCAAGACCCATGACGACATCTCCCGATTCACCGACATGGCAAATCCCAACACTCCTCTCTCGGCCCTCAATCTCTCCCATGGCTCCATCGTCTACCTCGCCTACGACGGCGAGCGCACCGTCGCCGGCCCCACCTTCCACCCGGCAGGCTCTTTCGGTCGCAAGATGACCATGGACGACCTCATCGCCAAGCAGATGAAAGTCACCCGCCAAGAAAACCCGCACAGCGAGCTCGTCTCCTTTGATCGCGATTGCGCCAATGCCTTCCAGCATTACGTCAACGACACGCTCGCTTTCGCGGTGAAGCGCGGTGGATTCATGTACGGTACGGTGTCGGAGGAGGGAAAGGTGGAGGTGGATTTCATATACGAGCCTCCCCAACAGGGGACTGAGGCGAATTTGGTGTTTTTCAGAGACCCAGATGAGGAAAAGTCGGTGGAGGCTATTGCAATGGGGTTGGGAATGAGACGGGTCGGTTTTATATTCACCCAGACGGTGAGCCAGGACAAAAAAGACTATACTTTGTCGAATAGGGAGGTTCTTCAGGCCTCGGAGTTTCACGCGGAGAGTGGCTTGAAGGAGTGGGTGACTGCCATGGTTAAATTGGAGGTGAATGAGGATGGCGGTGCTGATGTGCATTTTGAGGCTTTTCAGATGAGTGATATGTGTATTAGATTGTTTAAAGAAGGGTGGTTCGAGACTGAGATTGAAGAGGGTCATGATCCAAAGTTGTCCAAGATGAAGAAGGATGTTGTTGTTGGGGTGAAGGATACTAGGGAAGTGGACAATGATTTTTTCTTGGTGGTGGTAAAGATCTTCGATCACCAG GGCCCACTTTCATCATCTTTTCCTATTGAGAACCGTAACACCCCAGTGACGTTGAAGGCTCTGAAAAATCATCTGGATCGTGCTAAGAGTCTTCCATTTGTGAAGCGAATTTCAGATTTTCATTTGATGCTCTTGCTGGCCAGGTTTTTAGACGTTGCTGCAGATATTCCTGCTTTGGCAGTGTGTGTCCATACAGAGTCACCCATACCAGAAGGCTACCAGTTATTAATCGAGTCAATGGCCAATGCTTCTTGA
- the LOC18767228 gene encoding peroxidase 3, protein MNVNILLVAFVVCGLLGACQGGQLRKNFYRSTCPSAEEIVRNVTWNHVSSNPNLPAKLLRMHFHDCFVRGCDGSVLLNSTANNTAEKDAAPNLSLAGFNVIDDIKENLENKCPGIVSCADILALAARDSVSFQFKRSLWKVLTGRRDGTISRTREALINIPPPAFNFTQLKQRFASKNLTVHDLVVLSGSHTIGVGHCPTFSNRLYNFTGKGDQDPSLNATYAAFLKTKCPSLNDTTTTVEMDPGSSLKFDTGYYATLKQHKGLFQSDAALLTNKGAANIVQELGDNDKFFAEFAQSMVRMGAIEVLTGTSGEIRSKCWAVNSN, encoded by the exons ATGAATGTCAATATTCTGTTAGTGGCCTTTGTAGTTTGTGGCCTTCTAGGGGCCTGCCAAGGAGGCCAGCTGAGGAAGAATTTCTACCGGAGCACGTGTCCTTCAGCAGAGGAGATTGTCAGAAATGTCACCTGGAACCATGTCTCCAGTAACCCCAACTTGCCAGCAAAGCTCTTGAGAATGCATTTCCATGACTGTTTCGTCAGG GGTTGTGATGGCTCAGTTTTGTTGAATTCGACAGCAAACAACACGGCAGAGAAGGACGCAGCTCCAAACTTATCTTTGGCAGGTTTTAATGTTATTgatgatatcaaagaaaacCTAGAGAACAAGTGTCCAGGAATTGTATCTTGTGCTGACATCTTGGCTTTGGCTGCCAGAGACTCTGTTTCATTCCAA ttCAAAAGATCGTTGTGGAAAGTGCTCACGGGTAGAAGAGACGGCACAATTTCACGAACTAGAGAGGCCTTGATCAACATTCCACCACCTGCCTTCAATTTCACCCAACTCAAACAGCGCTTTGCCAGCAAGAATCTTACAGTACATGACCTTGTGGTTTTATCAG GTTCACACACAATTGGAGTAGGGCACTGCCCCACCTTTAGCAACAGGCTCTACAACTTCACTGGAAAGGGTGACCAAGACCCTTCTCTGAATGCAACCTATGCTGCATTCCTCAAGACTAAATGCCCAAGCCTCAACGACACTACAACCACTGTGGAAATGGACCCTGGGAGCTCTTTAAAATTTGACACTGGCTACTATGCCACCCTCAAGCAGCACAAGGGACTCTTCCAATCTGATGCAGCCCTTTTAACAAACAAGGGTGCCGCCAATATCGTCCAGGAATTGGGTGACAATGACAAGTTCTTCGCAGAGTTTGCTCAATCAATGGTGAGGATGGGAGCCATTGAGGTCCTCACAGGCACGTCCGGTGAGATTAGGAGCAAATGTTGGGCTGTGAATTCCAATTAA
- the LOC18768968 gene encoding rho GTPase-activating protein 2 → MTGLVMVTRGGGCGGGNGKGTKGTNKSSEEEQNQISLVALLLAAVRKSMVACRVEQGEEVISTVHNMEIGWPTNVQHVTHVTFDRFNGFLGLPVEFEVEVPGRVPSASASVFGVSAESMQLSFDSKGNSVPIILLLLQERLYSQEGLKAEGIFRINPENSHEELVRSQLNRGIVPDDIDVHCLAGLIKAWFRELPSGVLDGLSPEQVLQCNTEDESVELVKQLKPTETALLNWAINLMADVVEEEEFNKMNARNIAMVFAPNMTQMSDPLTALMHAVQVMNLLKTLIMKTLKEREENDETGGYSPMSSCSSDHQTDEDFDSQQEMDTRSELGGPASDFDENGHSSCSSEDEDEDEDEVRSLSEIEACFLRHLGENKAVTNSLDQLTGELHGESLSPQSCLSTSDGEDSGKRIKSSSSVSCSKMNEMEMVDR, encoded by the exons atgacaGGGCTTGTAATGGTGACAAGGGGAGGTGGGTGTGGTGGTGGTAATGGGAAAGGAACTAAAGGAACTAACAAGAGCTCAGAGGAAGAGCAAAACCAGATTTCTCTGGTAGCCCTTCTCTTAGCTGCTGTAAGGAAATCCATGGTGGCCTGCCGTGTTGAACAAGGTGAAGAAGTCATCTCCACCGTCCACAACATGGAGATCGGGTGGCCCACAAATGTCCAACACGTTACCCATGTCACCTTTGATCGCTTCAACGGGTTTCTGGGTCTTCCTGTTGAGTTCGAGGTTGAGGTCCCTGGTCGAGTTCCCAGTGCAAG TGCAAGTGTGTTTGGCGTCTCAGCAGAGTCAATGCAGCTGTCTTTTGATTCAAAGGGGAACAGTGTCCCTATCATTCTCTTGCTATTGCAGGAGCGATTATACTCACAAGAAGGACTGAAG GCAGAAGGAATATTCCGTATCAACCCAGAGAACAGCCATGAGGAGCTTGTGAGAAGCCAATTGAATAGGGGGATTGTACCTGATGACATTGATGTCCATTGTCTGGCAGGCCTAATTAAAGCCTGGTTTCGAGAACTTCCTTCCGGAGTGCTAGATGGACTATCCCCTGAACAAGTTCTTCAATGTAACACAGAAGATGAATCTGTTGAGCTTGTGAAGCAGTTAAAGCCAACTGAGACCGCGTTACTCAATTGGGCTATAAATCTGATGGCTGATGttgttgaggaagaagaattcAACAAAATGAATGCAAGAAATATCGCTATGGTTTTTGCTCCAAACATGACTCAG ATGTCTGATCCTCTGACGGCTTTGATGCATGCGGTTCAAGTAATGAATTTGCTTAAGACCCTGATTATGAAAACACTGAAAGAACGggaagagaatgatgaaactGGTGGATATTCACCAATGTCATCTTGTTCATCTGATCATCAAACAGATGAAGACTTTGATAGTCAGCAAGAAATGGATACCAGATCTGAATTGGGGGGACCGGCATCAGACTTTGATGAAAATGGCCACTCCAGCTGCAGcagtgaagatgaagatgaagatgaagatgaagtcCGGTCGCTAAGCGAGATAGAAGCATGCTTCTTAAGACACTTGGGTGAGAATAAAGCTGTCACAAATAGCTTGGATCAATTAACAGGCGAGTTGCATGGGGAGTCTCTAAGTCCTCAAAGTTGCCTGAGTACAAGTGATGGGGAAGACTCTGGGAAACGTATAAAGAGCTCTTCATCAGTATCATGTtcaaaaatgaatgaaatggaGATGGTGGACAGATAA